The genomic interval GAGGCAAGCAGGGCTTATATAAGTTCTTTAATAAGAGAATTTACACAAGCCCTGAGCTTTTTATAAAAATTTTTGCTACAAATTTGGTAAAAATATGTTTATTAATAACAATCTAAAAGAAAATATAGATAAAAAAGTAAATTAAAAATCTAAAATATTATGCATTAAATAATAAGGGTTTTTATTGGATATGAAATTTTTTAAAAAAATAATATTTTTAAAGAAAAAAGTAAATTAAGTGGAACAAATAAGAGATTGTCATAAGTAATAAGAAATGTTTTTAAGTTTGATTGTAATAGATGTAAGCTTACAAAGAAGTAAGCTTAATGGATATCTTTTGTAAGATGGATAACATTTTGTTTGGTGGTAATGTGCTTAAAAACTTAATAGTGAGATGAGGGTTTAAATATTTTACAGCGAGTATCCTCTTTTAAAGGAAATTTTTATTTACTTAAGGTTAAATATTTGTAAAAATTATAATTTAAAGAGTTTGATAAGGAATAAGGCAACAATATTGCTGTTTTGCATAAAAATAAATATGCCCATAGTGTTGATAAATATAGTTTTTTTAAAATGGATAAATTAAAAATTTTACTAAGCTGGACAATTAATAGTAGTGTTATTGTATGGCTTTTAGAGGTTTAAAATAGTGAATTTATTATATGAGTGGGGCTTTTGTAGAGTATAATAAAAATGACTATTTTTATTATAGTAAGTAGTTTTTAAAATATCGTATATAAGTATAAATACAAGAAGTATGTACCGGTTTTGAGTATGATAATTTATTATTTTTGCTAAATGTAATTATAATTGATTGTAAGATTAAGAAAAATAATTAAGTGATATCAAAAATGTTTAAATTTATTAATATTATTATTGTGTAATAATTTATATATATCCAAATTTAAAAGCCTTTACAATTAAATTATAGATAGAGAATTTTTTACCTTTTCAATAAAAAATTTCATTGACGAATATTTTTACATTTATAACAATTTTTTTAAAAAATAACCAGTAAGACATTTAATTAGTTATTATTTACATATACAAAGTTTAGATATATTTAAAGCTATTCATCAGAACTATTAGCGATATACTCTTTAATTTTTTCAAAGTTAGATTTATCTTTAAGATATTCTTTAACCCTTTTTAATTCTGATTTTAGTTTGTCTGAGTTTGATTCAATTTTACTAACTCTTACAGGTTCTTTTAATATAGGTTTCTTGTCACTCCTAGTATATTTTTGATTACCTTCACTTAAGGTAGCTCTTAAATCTCCTCTAGTAGTACTCAATTTTTCCAACAATTCTTTTAGACTTGTATTTAGATTATCATACCAAACATAGTATATGGCGCCAATATCATTGGTAAAATAGTCATATATAGGCCCTGTGATTTTTTCTACAACTTCTGTTGATACTACTATTATTCTCTTTATATTTTCTATAAACGAACTTTTATATTTAATAACATTAATATCTTTATCTATTTTGTCTATCCTTCTTATAAGTATTTCAATTTTTTCTTTAGCTTGTTTTTCTTCTTCTTGTCTTTGTCTTTCTTTTTCTTTTTTGTTCTTCTTCTTGAGTCTTAACTATTTTTTGATCTGTGTTTTTTGGTTTTGATTGCCTTATTATAGATGGAGTTTCTTAAGATTATATAGATTGCGATAACTCTGCAATTCTTATACCATCTGTTGACCCAATTGATTCTGAGTTTTTTCTGTTGATACAGTAATTGAACCGCCGATCGATGCCAATTCTTATGTTCCCTTATTATCTATAGCTTCTTCTCAAGCTACTTTTATTGCTATATCTGTTTCAGCTAAATCAGCTACATTTTTTCTTGATTTTGATACTAGGATTTTATCTTTTCTCGAATTTTTTAAAGTTGATTTTTCTTTACTTGTTTTTGAACTATTTGAAGAAAGCAACCTATCTAAATTTTGTTCTGTTATACATGATAGCAATAAGCAAAACAGTAAGATAAGGGTTTTTATTATTTTTTAAATAACATTTTTTTACTCCTCCGTTAATAATGATTAGTACTTAGCGCATATTCTAATTAGTCTTTAATTTTTTCATATTACTGGTCAATACTCGGTCCAAAAATAATCAAGGCCCAATATGCTCAATCTCTTTATCAGAATTATGCAAAATATTAGGAGAATATACTTTTTATGTGGTGATACAACGCACCACAAAGTTTAACTTTAAATAAATTATTTTTCTTTCTTTCTATCCTACAAAACAACTTAATTAATTTTTTAGATCTTGCAGAACCCAAGCTCAAAAAAACCGTTAAAGTATTCCTTATTGTAATAATCCTCTAATGTCAAATCATCAATGCTTTTATTGAGTAAACGAGCAATTCTAGGTTTTTCATTTTGAATATATTCTTTCATATTGTTTGACATACAATGTTCAGTTGTGGTTGATTTTAAATCGGCAACTACACCTTTAGTAATAATCTTGCCAGAACCTGTTTTTTAGTATTTTAGGATTTTTTAAAAATCTATTTTGTTATATTTTTGATTGATTTTTATCAAATTAGTAAAATAAATTAAATATAATATTTTTAAAAAATAATTAGCACTAATAGAGCTATAAATATAGAATTTATCCTAATGCTAATCAAAAAAATATTTTTCAAAAGTATTTTTTTGGGTGTGTGTAAGATTTTTATGTAACAAAATGTTGAGTGATGGGAGATATTATTATGAATAATGTTTATTATTTATGTTGTTTTTGTACCAATAAGTTCTTGTAAAAATTACGCAAGCAGCAAAGATGTAAAAAATTTAGAGCAAGATTTTAGAAAACAAGCTTTTTTGGGGGTGGGTACAAAAGATGAAATAAAAAAAAATAATCCAGAGTGTTGTTGAATATTTAGTATTAAAAAGGGATTGAAAAAAAATAAAAGAATGAAAGGATAAAATAGATGAAAAGATAAAGAAAAATTTAAAAATGAATTCAAGGAGCTTGAGAATAGCCTGAAAAAGAAAAAAGAGATGAAAAATAGTAGTCAGAAGAGGGTAAAGAGTTTAAAAGATAAATTAAATTTATAGATAGAAAAACTATATTAGAAAACTTTAAAAAAACGTCTAAATTTGGTTCTATTGCCTTGCTAATAAAGGATTTTAGCATATAATTTATATGCTCATAGCGCGTTAATCTATAAAGCTAATATAAAAAGTTATAATATATTAAGTCCATTAATACCTAAATGTTAGCCTCAATAAATGAGAAAATTTAATATATTGATTGATTTAGTTAATTCTAATGAAAGAAACTAAAAATATCCAATGAGCCAAAATTAAATCAAAAGGAAAAGCTTATCTATAAAGAAGAATTTTATCTTTAAAAAAGAAAAACCATAGATACCCTTAAAAAGATTGAAGAAGAGTATTTTAAAAATGAAAATTATTCTGGTGGTACTGAACTGATATAAATGGGTAAATAAAGTTATTATTTATTTTTTAATTGGCTTTAAGGCTTTCAAAATGTTTGATAGTATCGTTTAAAAGGTTATTGTTAGAACACCGATAAATCCCATTATTAGAATTTTGTTATAAAATATACTCCTAGTGACGCCTATTAAATATTGCTCTATTTTGTTATTATCTTTATATTTACCACAGCTGGTTTTTTATTATTTTGATTATTTTTTATAGGTAATTTCCCCTTTAATATAAGTTTAAGGCTATTATTGGTTGTTTTTGATTTTTTTGAGAGAGGTTAGAGTAATTTCTTCTTTTTATAGCTATTTTTAGCTTAAATCACGTTTTTTATGTAAGGTTTAATTGAATTTATTATTTTTCTTAAAAGTGTTATTACTATTAAAATTACAGTTGTTTAGTATAAATAAAAATAAACAAAATAATATGTTGATAATTTTTATTCTTATCTCCCCCTTATTGATAAACATTTTTACGGTATACTTACTAGAGTTGTAGTAGTATATACACTATTAAGATCACCTTAAGCTGCTTTTTTAAAAGTATTTTTTTGTTTATCTGCAGTGCCTTTCAGTATATTTATCAAGTCCTTTGTTTATGTGATCAAGCGTTGGTTTTATTTTAGATTCATCATATTGTAAAAATTTATTAAATTTTCTATCATTAGCCAAATTAGGGTTTAATCAGTCAAGAGATTTTTTTGATTATCAAATAGTTTTTCTTTAGGTAATTTTTCAGAGGGGAAGAATTTAGGTTTTTCTTATTATAGCTCTTTCTTGATTTAAATCATGTTTTTTGTTTGCTTGATATATGTATTATTAGTATTACAGCTGTTTAGCGTGAGCACAAATAAGTAATATATAGATAATTTCCATTTTGGCTTCTTTTTTTATTTTTAGCACAATATATTGAGTAATGAAAAAGTTTATTCTTATAATTATAGATCCTGTTTTTAGAAATATTATTGTTTTTAAGGACATTGTTTAAAAATGATAAATTATTATAAATTATATGTCGAAGATTTTTGGTAATTTGTATTTGAAATACTAGCAATTAGCAACATAATAATAGTTATTATTATAGATGTAATAGTAACGACCATTACTAATGGAATAAAAGTTTTTATTCTGCTTCTTATCTTGAGTTTTTCTACGATTAATTCTCTTTGATCTTGTGGTTCTTTTTTGATTTCTTATGTCAAATCAGACATTTCCCTATTAAAATATTATAACATAGGTGAACATCTTTTTAAAATATCTTATTCAAATAAGCAATTTTTGAACACAATTATTTATAAATGATAAAATAAAATAATGAAAACTAATGATGTTGTAAAAACAAATGATCCAAACACATCTCTTTATAAGGAGTTATCAAAAGACTTCATAAAAAAAGAAGATATTGGTAAAATAAAAAGCTTTTTTCTTTTTTTAAAAAATAAAGTTCAAACCATAGATGATAATTCTACGGAAGCAAATATAGAGTCTTTGTTAAAATCTATATTTGAAGAATTAGCGTATTCAGTAGAACAACAAAAAGGTGGACAAATAGATGGAGAGCAATCTAGAGTAGATATATTACTTTTTGAATGTGATAAAGATAAAGTAAATTTTAATAAAAAATCGAAAGAGGCTAAAAATAATAATGAGCCTATTCCAGCTGAAGATATCTTGCTTATAGCAGAAGTTAAAAGTCCTACTTTTAGCTTTGATGCGAAAGACAAGTTAAAAGAAGCAGAAGATCAACTTTATAGATATCTAAATCAATATCAAAAACATTATGGAATACTTTCAAATGGAAAGGTATGGAGACTTTATGATAAATCAAAAGTACTTTATGGAGAAAAACGATATATTGAATTTGATTTTTCTAAAATTGAAGAAAAAGAAGAGTATAAAGAACAAGGCTGGTTTTCTTTATTTAGCTATCTTATAAGAAAAGAAAGGTTCTTAAAAAGAAGTAATGTAATAGAAATTGAAAAAGAAAAAATAGCTAAAGAAAAAGAGGTAATTAAGAAAACTTTAAGAGATATACTTTATGAAAAACCGGACGACTGTATAGTATTTAAAATTGCAAAAAATATATATAAAGAAGAATTTAAAGTATCAAACAAGGAAATTACTAAATTTGACTTAGATAAGATACTTGAAGAAGCAATTATATTTATTTTAAGAATATTTTTTATTGTATATATTGAGGATAATGAACCATTTAAAGGAATATTAGAAGAAAGTGTTGCATATAAATCTTATATGTCTTTTAGGCATTTTTTTTATAATAAAGTTATTAATAGAAAAGAAGGGTATAGTAAATTAATAACAATTTTTAATACTTTTGACAAAGGAAACGATTTAATAAAGTTTCCTGTATTTAACGGGGGATTGTTCGCAGAAGATAAAGTTAAATATTTAAATAATAA from Borreliella afzelii carries:
- a CDS encoding Mlp family lipoprotein, which gives rise to MANDRKFNKFLQYDESKIKPTLDHINKGLDKYTERHCR
- a CDS encoding P52 family lipoprotein; the protein is MSLGSARSKKLIKLFCRIERKKNNLFKVKLCGALYHHIKSIFS